The proteins below are encoded in one region of Mycobacterium shinjukuense:
- a CDS encoding iron-sulfur cluster assembly scaffold protein, translated as MPHYSPTVVDHFTNPRNCGRLPNPDVSAFVGNPVCGDQILLTACVRDDAVTEIGFEAYGCSASLAIASILTEHLSGMAIADIAELDEPRVLRWSGGLGPEQRHVARLGADLAHRLVHNYRNGIHDDGTTICGG; from the coding sequence ATGCCCCACTACAGTCCCACGGTGGTCGATCATTTCACCAATCCCCGCAACTGCGGTCGGTTGCCCAACCCCGACGTCTCAGCCTTTGTCGGCAACCCGGTATGCGGAGACCAGATCCTGCTCACCGCGTGCGTCCGAGACGATGCGGTCACCGAGATCGGGTTTGAGGCCTATGGTTGCTCGGCCTCGCTTGCCATCGCATCGATCCTGACCGAGCACCTGAGCGGCATGGCGATCGCTGACATCGCCGAGCTCGACGAACCTCGGGTTCTTCGGTGGTCGGGCGGCCTGGGACCGGAGCAACGGCACGTCGCACGCCTGGGCGCCGACCTGGCGCACCGCCTTGTCCACAACTACCGCAACGGAATTCACGACGATGGCACCACTATCTGCGGTGGCTAG
- a CDS encoding HD domain-containing protein has product MGRWHNAVGRLKLALGRIPAAAARVDVATFRVPDSRFAREAERACAELPPSLQGHSYRTWLFGRALAAVDGHKIDDELFYGGALLHDYGIVNPTANRDFTLGSVDRTLACARAAGLADARADLLADGICVHTTPGITVDTDGAIGCYLQWGAMADGAGLRIWDITPGNVGKVLRLTRGANSSGNSL; this is encoded by the coding sequence GTGGGTCGGTGGCACAACGCGGTGGGCCGGCTCAAGCTTGCCCTGGGCCGGATTCCGGCCGCGGCCGCGCGCGTTGATGTGGCCACGTTCCGGGTCCCCGATTCGCGGTTTGCGCGCGAGGCCGAGCGGGCGTGTGCGGAGCTGCCGCCGTCCCTGCAGGGGCACTCCTACCGCACCTGGTTGTTCGGGCGTGCCCTGGCGGCCGTTGACGGGCACAAGATCGACGACGAGCTCTTCTATGGCGGGGCGCTGCTTCACGACTACGGCATTGTCAACCCCACGGCGAACCGTGATTTCACGTTGGGCAGTGTCGATCGCACGCTTGCCTGCGCCCGCGCCGCCGGCCTGGCGGACGCACGTGCGGATCTGCTCGCGGACGGCATCTGCGTGCACACCACGCCGGGCATCACGGTGGACACCGACGGCGCGATCGGCTGCTACCTGCAGTGGGGAGCGATGGCCGATGGTGCCGGACTACGCATCTGGGACATTACTCCGGGCAACGTCGGCAAAGTGCTACGCCTTACCCGAGGGGCGAATTCAAGCGGGAACTCGTTGTGA
- a CDS encoding LLM class flavin-dependent oxidoreductase: protein MSLLTALRLNMTNIADPTARHAARYQAALDMAEYADRHGFTAVSSEEHHLAATSWLPSPLILAAALAGRTRNVRISVNALIVPLYDPIRLAEDVAVLDNLAQGRFSFVAGMGYRPEEYHAAGKDWSQRGALMDRCLSVLLKAWGDQPFEHDGALINVTPKPHTRPHPIVFVGGMTSAAARRAARFGLPFSPPMAMPEVEAVYHRELARQGKTGFVYRPENGSTVTLLHDDPDLAWSRYGEFVMNEAAEYSAWKRAGVPRPNEIAAASIPDLRRLNHVEILTPEQLIDQIRCGRREVVMNPLVGGLPVDDGWASLRLLTDAVLPHVTDKPLGQPDG, encoded by the coding sequence ATGAGTCTGCTCACCGCGCTACGACTGAACATGACCAATATCGCCGACCCCACGGCACGTCACGCCGCTCGCTATCAAGCCGCCCTGGACATGGCCGAATACGCCGATCGGCACGGATTCACCGCGGTCAGCAGCGAAGAGCATCATCTGGCGGCAACGAGTTGGCTTCCGTCGCCGCTGATTCTGGCCGCCGCACTGGCCGGGCGAACGCGCAACGTGCGAATCAGCGTCAACGCCTTGATCGTTCCGCTCTACGATCCGATTCGGCTCGCCGAGGATGTCGCCGTGCTGGACAACCTCGCTCAGGGCCGGTTCAGCTTTGTCGCGGGAATGGGCTACCGGCCCGAGGAATACCACGCCGCCGGCAAGGACTGGTCGCAGCGCGGCGCCCTGATGGATCGCTGCCTGTCGGTACTGCTCAAGGCATGGGGCGATCAACCTTTCGAGCATGACGGCGCACTCATCAACGTCACCCCGAAACCGCACACCCGCCCGCACCCGATCGTGTTCGTCGGCGGCATGACGTCCGCGGCGGCCCGGCGGGCGGCGCGCTTCGGGTTGCCGTTCTCGCCGCCGATGGCCATGCCCGAGGTCGAAGCGGTGTATCACCGGGAGTTGGCCCGCCAGGGCAAGACGGGCTTCGTCTACCGCCCGGAAAACGGCAGCACCGTCACCTTGCTGCACGACGACCCGGACCTGGCATGGTCCCGTTACGGCGAATTCGTCATGAACGAAGCCGCCGAATACAGCGCCTGGAAGCGCGCTGGGGTACCGAGGCCCAACGAGATCGCCGCAGCCTCGATCCCGGATCTGCGACGCCTCAACCACGTCGAGATCCTCACCCCCGAGCAATTGATCGACCAGATCCGTTGCGGTAGAAGAGAAGTCGTCATGAACCCGCTGGTCGGCGGGCTGCCGGTGGACGACGGGTGGGCCAGTTTGCGGCTGCTGACCGACGCGGTTCTCCCGCACGTCACAGACAAGCCGCTCGGTCAGCCCGACGGGTAG
- a CDS encoding polysaccharide deacetylase family protein — translation MTRRRFLGSLAAATVVGVGAARCVIDPQRRTLAQTADSSASGPTAAGLLPPPPPGARIRLPGGGVLAKLPGDGDLLALTVDDGVNREVVRAYTQFAQDTGVRLTFFVNGTYDSWTDNVASLRPLVDSGQIQLGNHTWSHPDLTTLTKSQVAQQLAHNDDFLKKTYGIGAKPYWRPPYAKHNAAVDAVAADLGYTVPVLWSGSLSDSTLITEEYIVKMADQYFTPQAIVIGHLNHLPVTHVYPQLVELIRARNLRTVTLNDVFLKTP, via the coding sequence CTGACCCGGCGTCGCTTCCTCGGCTCACTCGCCGCCGCCACCGTCGTCGGTGTGGGTGCGGCTCGATGCGTGATCGACCCGCAACGACGGACGTTGGCCCAGACGGCTGATTCTTCGGCGTCCGGTCCGACCGCCGCGGGCTTGTTACCGCCGCCACCACCCGGTGCGCGCATCCGGCTGCCCGGGGGTGGGGTGCTAGCCAAGCTTCCCGGCGACGGTGATTTGCTCGCGCTGACCGTCGACGACGGCGTCAACCGTGAAGTGGTGCGCGCCTACACGCAGTTCGCCCAGGACACCGGCGTGCGGCTGACGTTCTTCGTCAACGGAACCTACGACTCCTGGACCGATAACGTGGCGTCACTTCGGCCGCTGGTCGACTCCGGGCAGATCCAGCTCGGCAACCACACGTGGTCACACCCGGATTTGACCACGCTGACGAAAAGCCAGGTCGCCCAACAGCTTGCCCACAACGACGATTTCCTGAAGAAGACCTACGGCATCGGCGCCAAACCCTATTGGCGCCCACCGTATGCCAAGCACAACGCCGCCGTCGATGCCGTGGCCGCCGACCTCGGCTACACAGTCCCGGTGTTGTGGTCGGGTTCGCTGTCGGATTCGACGTTGATCACCGAGGAATACATCGTGAAGATGGCCGATCAGTACTTCACCCCCCAGGCCATCGTGATCGGGCACCTCAACCACCTGCCGGTCACCCACGTCTACCCACAGCTTGTCGAGCTCATCCGCGCCCGGAACCTGCGGACCGTCACCCTCAACGACGTGTTCCTCAAGACCCCGTAG
- a CDS encoding DUF2127 domain-containing protein, whose amino-acid sequence MAHTGNDAAHAAKRKNRGVNRWELVTCALGGHATYAPDDEALADRLRATTTLGEVWRCLRCGDFALGEPHGRGRPEDAPMIMRGKALRQAIIIRALGVERLLRAVVLALAAWAVWEFRGARGAIQATLDRYLPAFRAAGFKVDQMSAIHELEKALAAKPSTLALITVMLSGYAVLQVVEGVGLWLLKRWGEYFAVVATSIFLPLEIYDLTKGVTMTRVVTFTINMAAVIYLLVAKRLFGLRGGREAYDEERRGEQLLDLERAAMTA is encoded by the coding sequence ATGGCGCACACCGGCAACGACGCAGCGCACGCTGCCAAGAGGAAGAACCGCGGCGTCAACCGGTGGGAGCTGGTGACGTGCGCGCTGGGCGGTCACGCCACCTATGCGCCCGACGACGAGGCACTCGCCGACCGGCTCCGAGCCACCACCACGCTCGGTGAGGTATGGCGCTGCCTGCGCTGCGGGGACTTCGCCCTCGGCGAGCCGCACGGCCGGGGCCGCCCCGAGGACGCGCCAATGATCATGCGCGGCAAGGCGTTACGCCAGGCCATCATCATCCGCGCACTCGGGGTCGAGCGGCTGTTGCGGGCGGTGGTGCTGGCACTCGCGGCCTGGGCGGTGTGGGAGTTCCGCGGGGCGCGCGGGGCCATCCAAGCCACGCTGGACCGTTATCTGCCGGCTTTCCGCGCCGCCGGATTCAAGGTCGATCAGATGTCGGCGATACACGAGTTGGAAAAGGCGTTGGCCGCCAAACCATCCACGTTGGCCTTGATCACCGTCATGCTGAGCGGCTATGCGGTGTTACAGGTCGTCGAGGGCGTCGGCCTGTGGTTGTTGAAGCGCTGGGGCGAGTACTTCGCGGTGGTGGCCACTTCGATCTTCCTGCCGCTGGAGATCTATGACCTGACCAAGGGCGTCACCATGACCCGGGTGGTGACCTTCACCATCAACATGGCGGCGGTGATCTACCTGCTGGTCGCCAAGCGGCTGTTTGGTCTACGGGGTGGGCGCGAGGCCTACGACGAGGAACGCCGCGGCGAGCAGTTGCTCGACCTCGAGCGCGCCGCCATGACGGCCTGA
- a CDS encoding carboxymuconolactone decarboxylase family protein gives MDPQHRHHDVLNDLNPQHRALRRMIPDVYRGFVEMSNAAMSSGALDKKVKELMALAIGVVHGCDGCIASHAQAAARAGASKEEAAEAIGVSIMMHGGPATIYGARAYDAFCEFADARPDGVAAG, from the coding sequence ATGGACCCACAGCACCGTCACCACGACGTTCTCAACGACCTCAACCCGCAACACCGCGCACTGCGCCGGATGATCCCCGACGTCTATCGCGGGTTCGTCGAGATGAGCAACGCGGCGATGTCGTCCGGTGCTCTGGACAAAAAGGTCAAGGAGCTGATGGCTCTTGCGATCGGGGTGGTGCACGGGTGTGACGGCTGCATCGCGTCGCACGCCCAGGCGGCGGCCCGCGCCGGAGCGTCCAAGGAGGAGGCCGCCGAGGCCATCGGCGTCAGCATCATGATGCACGGCGGGCCGGCCACCATCTACGGCGCACGGGCGTACGACGCGTTCTGCGAATTCGCCGATGCCCGACCCGACGGCGTGGCCGCGGGCTGA
- a CDS encoding ABC transporter permease translates to MMLAVQNLAAERARFVFSVLGVGCAVLLVLVISGIFVGTTNQVTTYIDHSKAAVWVVQPGVEQMFRAVSWLPADGKGRLLAVPGVRFADPILGQPSDFVHNGAQTPYFVVGYDVHTGVGGPWSLAQGRTITGPGEVVLDRVLAAKSGVRLGDRVRIVDEPFTVVGLSEQTAALGNFYAFVSLPDAARLLRAGNRVSFFLVQPQDGYTAAQLATAIRRGVPGMDALTAAAFADNGRDIIVSMIGRPLTTMIAIAALVGVALVGLTVLAATSEQMRDFGVLLALGVRPSRLCRIVLAQAAVIAGLGYALGAAIAYGAQFLLADRMGDVTVEVTPALLAAMAAATAVMAVLASLLPVRRVTRIDPAEAFRR, encoded by the coding sequence GTGATGCTCGCCGTCCAAAACCTCGCCGCCGAGCGTGCCCGGTTCGTGTTCTCGGTGTTGGGTGTCGGGTGTGCCGTGCTGCTGGTGCTGGTGATCTCCGGCATCTTCGTCGGCACCACTAACCAGGTCACCACCTACATCGACCATTCCAAGGCGGCGGTCTGGGTGGTCCAGCCCGGTGTGGAGCAGATGTTTCGCGCCGTGTCCTGGCTGCCCGCCGACGGCAAGGGCCGCCTGCTGGCCGTTCCCGGGGTCAGGTTCGCCGACCCGATCCTCGGCCAACCGTCCGACTTCGTGCACAACGGCGCCCAGACCCCCTACTTCGTGGTGGGCTATGACGTGCACACCGGTGTGGGCGGCCCCTGGTCGCTGGCTCAAGGACGCACCATCACCGGGCCCGGCGAGGTGGTGCTGGATCGGGTGCTGGCCGCCAAGAGCGGTGTTCGCCTCGGTGACCGGGTCCGGATCGTCGACGAGCCGTTCACCGTCGTGGGGCTCTCCGAGCAAACCGCCGCGCTGGGCAACTTTTATGCGTTTGTCTCGTTGCCCGACGCCGCGCGGCTGCTGCGGGCGGGCAATCGGGTGTCGTTTTTCCTGGTGCAACCCCAAGACGGGTACACCGCCGCTCAGCTGGCCACCGCCATTCGTCGCGGCGTGCCGGGCATGGACGCGCTCACCGCCGCGGCCTTCGCCGACAACGGCCGCGACATCATCGTCTCGATGATCGGACGCCCGCTCACGACGATGATTGCCATCGCGGCGCTGGTGGGGGTCGCATTGGTGGGTTTGACGGTGTTGGCGGCTACCTCCGAGCAGATGCGGGACTTCGGTGTGCTTTTGGCCCTGGGTGTGCGCCCAAGCCGGTTGTGTCGCATCGTGCTTGCCCAGGCCGCCGTGATCGCCGGGCTGGGATATGCGCTGGGCGCGGCGATCGCCTACGGCGCGCAGTTCCTGCTCGCTGACCGCATGGGTGATGTCACCGTCGAGGTCACCCCCGCCCTGCTGGCCGCGATGGCGGCGGCCACCGCCGTCATGGCCGTGCTGGCATCGCTGCTGCCGGTGCGCCGCGTCACACGAATCGACCCCGCCGAGGCGTTTCGCCGCTAA
- a CDS encoding metal-sensitive transcriptional regulator, giving the protein MMNDEDSVGVVLNRLRRAQGQLAGVIAMIERGRSCKDVVTQLAAVSRAIDRAGFKIVASGLRDCITGTKHGDSPPLTEPELERLFLALA; this is encoded by the coding sequence CTGATGAATGACGAGGACAGCGTCGGCGTCGTGCTCAACCGGCTGCGACGCGCCCAGGGGCAACTCGCCGGCGTCATCGCCATGATCGAGCGGGGCCGCAGCTGCAAAGACGTCGTGACCCAGCTCGCGGCGGTGTCTCGGGCCATTGATCGGGCCGGGTTCAAGATCGTCGCGTCCGGACTTCGCGACTGCATCACCGGGACCAAGCACGGCGACTCGCCACCGCTGACCGAGCCCGAGTTGGAAAGGCTGTTTTTGGCGCTCGCCTGA
- a CDS encoding LuxE/PaaK family acyltransferase, translating to MELATMLGMPGEAMRVPGDTWRQSLTDSLRKAFALHYQRNGFYRAQCDAAGVNPTDIHGFGDLRRIPLLPVGMFKQAGAHALMTVGLPDVEMEIRSTGTGGVPSVARRDALTVTRASVGILGCYRDFFGISRGAGLFLCPSTAEVPEMGMVKVFNLLTGLLDDHRYLVRDYAFNPEEALGCLRHWENRMTRHIIGPPFIVARFMRYLELEAIPLTLDPESLIIMLGGWKQYTGRSISREEFNDRAERFLGIDRTRIRDMYGMIESNMLAIECERHRKHVPPWCYVSIRDIGDPAIELEPGKTGGIAILDALNTAYPGFLLSDDVGEVDDSACPCGRTGQTVRFRRRRQGAELGCCAVSIERYLDSRQVVAECEPAITTAPA from the coding sequence GTGGAACTAGCCACCATGTTGGGAATGCCCGGCGAGGCAATGCGGGTGCCGGGTGACACGTGGCGCCAGTCGCTCACCGATTCCTTACGTAAAGCGTTTGCCCTTCATTACCAACGCAATGGCTTCTACCGCGCGCAGTGCGACGCCGCGGGTGTCAACCCGACCGACATCCACGGGTTTGGCGACTTGCGCCGGATTCCGCTGTTGCCGGTTGGGATGTTCAAACAAGCCGGCGCGCACGCCCTGATGACCGTGGGACTGCCGGACGTCGAGATGGAGATCCGGTCGACGGGCACCGGGGGCGTGCCGTCGGTCGCCCGCCGCGATGCGCTGACCGTCACCCGGGCGTCGGTGGGCATCCTCGGCTGCTACCGCGATTTCTTCGGCATCTCCCGGGGCGCCGGATTGTTCTTGTGTCCGTCCACCGCCGAAGTCCCCGAGATGGGCATGGTTAAGGTGTTCAATCTGCTCACCGGGCTGCTCGACGACCACCGCTACCTGGTGCGGGACTACGCATTCAACCCGGAGGAAGCGCTGGGATGCCTCCGCCACTGGGAGAACAGGATGACCCGGCACATCATCGGCCCACCGTTTATCGTCGCCCGGTTCATGAGATACCTGGAATTGGAGGCGATTCCGCTGACCCTGGACCCCGAATCGCTGATCATCATGCTCGGCGGCTGGAAGCAATACACCGGGCGCTCTATCAGCCGCGAGGAGTTCAACGACAGGGCCGAACGATTCCTCGGCATCGACCGGACCCGCATCCGTGACATGTACGGGATGATCGAGTCCAACATGCTGGCCATCGAGTGCGAGCGGCACCGCAAGCACGTGCCGCCATGGTGCTATGTGTCCATCCGCGACATCGGCGACCCCGCAATCGAACTCGAGCCCGGCAAGACCGGCGGCATCGCCATCCTGGACGCGCTCAACACCGCCTATCCCGGGTTTCTGCTTTCCGACGACGTCGGCGAGGTCGACGACAGCGCCTGCCCATGCGGCCGCACCGGCCAAACCGTGCGGTTCCGGCGTCGTCGGCAGGGCGCCGAACTCGGTTGCTGCGCCGTCAGTATCGAGAGATACCTGGACTCCCGCCAGGTCGTCGCCGAATGTGAACCGGCAATCACAACCGCACCCGCATAA
- a CDS encoding ABC transporter ATP-binding protein: MGSSQEHPPAPVLQLTDIHHRYGDGDTAVHALKGISLSVRRGEVVLVVGPSGGGKTTALLVMGLLLTPDSGAVHIGGQDAGALSPRQRAETRLHRVGFVFQDYNLLASLTSVDNVALPLRYAGVRKPAALARATELLESLDLGHRAQHRPATLSGGEKQRVAAARALAMGPDVILADEPTANLDSATGQKVTGQLATAAKAQDCAVVIVTHDARLHTIADRVLHLEDGQLVTTAA, from the coding sequence ATGGGCAGCTCGCAGGAACACCCGCCCGCACCGGTGCTGCAGCTCACCGACATCCACCACCGGTACGGCGACGGTGACACCGCGGTGCACGCCCTCAAGGGCATCAGCCTGTCGGTGCGGCGCGGCGAGGTGGTGCTGGTGGTCGGGCCTTCCGGCGGCGGCAAGACCACCGCGCTGTTGGTGATGGGGCTGCTGCTGACACCCGACAGCGGCGCGGTGCACATCGGCGGCCAGGACGCGGGAGCGCTGTCGCCGCGCCAGCGCGCCGAGACGCGGCTACACCGGGTGGGGTTTGTGTTCCAGGACTACAACCTGTTGGCGTCACTGACCAGCGTCGACAACGTGGCGTTGCCGCTTCGCTACGCGGGCGTGCGTAAACCGGCGGCGCTGGCTCGGGCCACCGAGCTGCTGGAATCCCTGGATCTGGGACACCGCGCCCAACACCGGCCGGCGACGCTGTCGGGCGGGGAGAAACAGCGTGTGGCCGCCGCTCGGGCGCTGGCCATGGGTCCCGACGTCATCCTGGCCGACGAACCCACCGCCAACCTCGACTCGGCCACCGGCCAGAAAGTCACCGGCCAACTGGCCACCGCGGCCAAGGCCCAGGACTGCGCGGTGGTCATCGTCACCCACGATGCCCGCCTGCACACCATCGCCGACCGGGTGCTGCACCTCGAGGACGGCCAGCTCGTCACGACCGCGGCCTAA
- a CDS encoding peroxiredoxin, whose translation MTLTIGDIAPDFHAMTTEGPIRFHEWMGDSWAMLFSHPRDFTPVCTTELGHLATIKSDFDRRNVKIIGLSVDPLDNHARWSEDIACTTGIAPNYPLIADTDYAVSKLYGMLPGNATGDPTERTPAENATLRNVFVIAPNKMIMLVLIYPMTTGRNFDEVLRAIDSLKLLADGLATPAQWRQGEDVIIAPWIPDDQARQTYPNGWKAPLPYLRYVPGP comes from the coding sequence ATGACCCTGACGATCGGCGACATCGCGCCCGACTTCCACGCCATGACCACCGAGGGCCCCATCAGGTTCCACGAGTGGATGGGCGACAGCTGGGCGATGCTGTTCTCACATCCTCGCGACTTCACGCCGGTGTGCACGACCGAACTCGGCCACCTGGCCACGATCAAGTCCGACTTCGACCGTCGCAACGTAAAGATCATCGGCCTGTCGGTCGACCCGCTCGACAACCACGCCAGGTGGTCCGAGGACATCGCCTGCACAACCGGTATTGCCCCCAACTACCCGTTGATCGCCGACACCGACTACGCCGTGTCGAAGCTGTACGGAATGCTTCCCGGAAATGCCACCGGCGACCCCACCGAGCGTACGCCGGCCGAAAATGCCACGCTACGAAACGTATTCGTGATAGCTCCCAACAAGATGATCATGCTCGTGCTGATCTACCCGATGACGACCGGCCGCAACTTCGATGAGGTGCTGCGGGCGATCGACTCGCTAAAGTTGCTTGCCGATGGTCTGGCCACCCCGGCGCAATGGCGCCAGGGAGAGGACGTGATCATTGCCCCCTGGATCCCCGACGATCAGGCTCGCCAGACCTATCCCAATGGCTGGAAAGCCCCGCTGCCCTACCTGCGCTACGTGCCAGGCCCCTAA
- a CDS encoding cysteine desulfurase family protein — MDYAATAPLHPAAARAVRAGQRLVGNPSSGHRAGRAAAEALWVARRSIARLLGVAPGEVVLTSGGSEANALALWGTFAARGFSGHLVTTSIEHSAILENARALEELGVTVTTVEPGPGGHVEAAAVAAAIRPDTVLASVMHANNETGAIQPVTEIAAAATRAGVAFHTDAVHTAGKLSLTAVDATLISVSAHKFGGPRGVGALAVRDGHRLVSLVRGGPQENRLRAGTENVAGAMGMAAAADVCLRRMSMGYRLGMRDRRERLIAGLAGVDGVHVNTTEPVLEETISVRFDGIRADALADALDMQGIYVSTGAACHTGSVSHVLTAMGLTHRAARSTVRFSLGPDVSSHDIDRVVSVTTRAVQRLRGIAGTGSASR; from the coding sequence CTGGACTACGCGGCCACGGCGCCGTTACATCCCGCTGCCGCCCGGGCGGTGCGGGCCGGCCAGCGGCTGGTCGGCAATCCGTCCAGTGGTCACCGGGCCGGGCGCGCGGCCGCCGAGGCTTTGTGGGTCGCGCGGCGGTCCATCGCCCGGCTGCTGGGTGTGGCTCCCGGCGAGGTGGTGTTGACGTCCGGTGGCAGCGAGGCCAACGCGCTGGCGCTGTGGGGCACGTTTGCCGCGCGCGGATTTTCCGGGCATCTGGTGACCACGTCGATCGAGCACTCGGCCATTCTCGAAAACGCCCGTGCGCTCGAGGAATTGGGAGTGACAGTCACCACGGTGGAACCCGGCCCGGGTGGTCATGTCGAGGCCGCGGCGGTCGCGGCGGCGATACGACCGGACACCGTATTGGCGTCAGTGATGCACGCCAACAACGAGACCGGGGCGATTCAGCCGGTGACCGAGATTGCCGCGGCGGCCACCCGCGCCGGTGTGGCGTTTCATACCGACGCCGTGCACACGGCCGGCAAGCTCAGCCTGACCGCCGTGGACGCGACGTTGATCTCGGTGTCCGCGCACAAGTTCGGTGGCCCCCGCGGGGTGGGCGCCCTGGCGGTCCGCGACGGGCATCGGTTGGTGTCGTTGGTGCGCGGCGGCCCCCAGGAGAACCGGTTGCGGGCGGGCACCGAGAACGTGGCCGGGGCCATGGGCATGGCCGCCGCCGCCGATGTGTGCCTGCGGCGGATGTCGATGGGTTACCGCCTGGGCATGCGGGACCGTCGCGAACGGTTGATCGCGGGCCTTGCCGGAGTCGATGGTGTGCACGTCAACACCACCGAACCGGTGCTGGAGGAGACGATCAGCGTGCGATTCGACGGGATTCGCGCCGACGCGCTGGCCGACGCACTGGACATGCAGGGCATCTACGTATCCACCGGGGCGGCCTGCCACACCGGGTCGGTGTCGCACGTGCTGACGGCCATGGGTTTGACCCACCGGGCCGCTCGGTCCACCGTGCGATTCTCGCTGGGGCCCGACGTGTCCTCGCACGACATCGATCGCGTCGTGTCGGTCACGACACGGGCCGTGCAGCGGTTGCGTGGTATCGCCGGCACCGGGAGCGCGTCGCGGTGA
- a CDS encoding DUF302 domain-containing protein, translating into MTSGTAGLSTTLRTSFDDAVERTTQALAEQGFGVLTRIDVKATLKQKVGKDMEDYLILGACNPSLAHRALDVDRQIGQLLPCNVVLRADTAEPGSAVIIEAMDPQLMVRVLDQPGLQEIADEAAAKLQAAIDALTQASG; encoded by the coding sequence ATGACATCGGGGACAGCGGGTCTGAGCACCACACTGCGCACGTCATTCGACGACGCGGTTGAACGGACCACCCAGGCCCTGGCCGAACAGGGCTTCGGTGTGTTGACCAGGATCGACGTCAAAGCCACGCTGAAGCAAAAGGTTGGCAAAGACATGGAGGACTACCTGATCCTCGGCGCCTGCAACCCGTCGCTGGCACACCGCGCCCTTGACGTGGACCGGCAGATCGGTCAATTGCTGCCGTGCAACGTGGTGCTGCGAGCCGACACCGCCGAACCGGGCAGCGCGGTCATCATCGAGGCGATGGACCCACAGCTGATGGTCCGCGTCCTCGACCAACCCGGTCTGCAGGAGATCGCCGACGAGGCCGCCGCCAAGCTGCAGGCCGCCATCGACGCCCTCACTCAGGCGTCGGGCTAG